Genomic window (Falco cherrug isolate bFalChe1 chromosome 4, bFalChe1.pri, whole genome shotgun sequence):
AAAATACTACCAACAAAGAAGGCCCCAATCCCAAAACAGCTTGTTtgttatttcaaatgtaaacaCCAGATACTCACTTAAAATCAAATTGATGTCTGGCCAGAGTTCCTGTTCTTTGAGAACCGCTTCCAGCTTCCAGCAGATATTAACGTGATCGACGTAATCCAACATCACTCGCACTACCTTCCCAGACAGATGCTTCAACCATGACAAGGTTATCACTTCGCAGAACTgatagaaacaaaatgtttaatagGATAATATTCAGGATGATATAATAGGAAAATACTCCTGTAAATTGCTCCCACCTCTGCAGACAAGAGCAATCAAATAAACTTCAGCAAAACGCCCGGAATGAGTGTTCGCTTAGTCAGGGGAGCTGTGGAGGCTGTCACAGCTTGCATTATGCCTCACTAATAGAATGTGAAAATCCGAGAGATGGGTTATTTTGTACTAGGTGCAAAAATGAACTTCAGCAGCTGTATATTTGGTAACCAAGTGCTTAAGAAGCGCTACCACTCCCTAAGTGGAATTTAGACTCGTGTCCTGGTGTGCTGAACCAGGGGACCCACCAGCGCAGTGTGTGCCACACCCCCTTCAGGTTAAAGAAGAATTTATTAGGTTCAAGTGGACTTTACAAACTGCAAAACAAGACGTTGATGGGTGGCTGTAGGAACCTTGTTTTTTCAGTCCAGGTTTGTTAAATAATGCTCAGTGCTTATCACGCCAGCTCCAGGGGGTTGCCTTACAACAGCCTTCCAATATTAGTGTTAGGGTACAAGGATACGGGACCCCCCAGTGAGCTGGCCTGCAAGTCCCTGCTTTTACAGCACGGACAAGACTGCCCCGGGGAACCCATTCTGTACTGGTTATCAGCATATCATTAGCTGTATTTTCACAAttcaaaaatactgtttatgaTCATGTGCTGTCATGAACCAGGCTTCATGGCAACATGATTTAATTCTAGTGCCTTGCCTAACCCTAGCTTTATGTGTAAACTGTCCTACAGTTTCAAAACTTCCTTTTCTGACACTgcattaaatgtattttcatttagttttagGAAGGATACCAGCAGTAAAACAGTATGTGAAGCCATCTGATAGACTTACCATTGTATCTTTGATAACAGTAGAAGTCCATCCCGCAGTCACATACTGGGAATGCGAACTGTTTCCCCGAGGGCAGTCAAAGCAGCGGTGCACATCGTACCCATAGTTCATCAACATTCTTAACATGACTTCATCTTTCAGAGCGTACTGCAGAGCCGATGGGAAATGGGTTGTATTCACTCTGCAGAAGTAATTGACATTAGCTCCATGTCGGAGCAGTAGATTCATTAACTCATAGTTGCCCATTCTCAAGGCTATTTGGAGGCAGTTGATGGGATCTTGGTTTGGCAGGGCTCCAGCATTCAACAGCAACTGTGTTGAACAGATATCCCCGTTGGAAACGGCAAAGTACAGTGCTGATTTCCGGTGGTCATCGTAGCCTTTACGCACTCTCTGATCCAGCATAAAATTGGCATCAAATCCAGACTGGAGGAGAAACTCGAGGCACTGAGGatgtgctcctgctgctgctgagtgaaCTGGACTTATCCCACTTTCTTTAATGGCATCAAAATTGGTAACTGGAACTAAATTTTTTAGAGctctgaagaattaaaaaaataagaatctcAGAATCTTAAACATACAAGTTCACCCAGCTCggtgttttaatttctctgtattgctgGGCTTCAGAATTCATCGTGACTGTATACAATTGTCTTAATCTACCAAATCAGTACCGTGGCATGCTGTACCTCTGCACTGACTGGAATTCCTAACAGTTACGTTGTTAGCTAGCGTGGATACTGACTTTACACCTACTACAcataaatactattttattatGCTATTATTTATGAACAATCCCATTCCTTGCTAGAGGATTCCTGGGTGTCAAGAGGACAGTGTTCTTGCTTAACCTATAGCAATTAGGTAATTAATAGCATATAATATATTGTAACATGAATACATATAATACATACTGTATACAATCATTTAAgtataattaatatatttaaaacattaacaCAGAAATTAAGAATCTTCAGATTCTTAACCACAATGCAACATTCCTAGTATTGAAGACTTGTTTCCCACTTACTGGTTGTGATTTTACTATAAATATCTTTCAGTAATCTTCTGGTATTTAAAATAGGGATAACCCTTATACCCCAAGACTATTTGTTTATTTAGTACGTTTACCTTCCCGTGATGGGGTGGAGATGCGGCATACCGAAAGAGTGAGGATGTCCCAAGAACCTCAGCATCAGACTGGACAGTGTTACTATTTATGACAAGCGGGGAAATACTGTAGGAATCCGTATGTTCATCCTAAAATGATGATTCTGTCCTGACTAGCCTCTTACATTCAGACACAGTAAACTCTTATTTACATGGTCAAAAACAATTCCTTCTACAAAACAACAGATGTGCTGCCTGCTTTAGGTAAGGTAGAGTTAACAAAATCGATATTGCTGATATGACcattaattgattttttttttttagtatattaACTCACAGAAAGTGTCCTCTATATGCAGCTCTGTGGATGGGCAAATGACCCGAGTGCTTTGGTACGTTGGCATCAGCCCCATATTCTAGTAAAAGACTCAGAGAATCTggatttcctcctcctgctgcttcaaATAATACAGAAGCACAATCCATCGCCTGTGAAAGAACATCTGCACCTGGAAAGAAGCATCAAGGATTTCCACAGTAGTCACTGTAAATACCCAGCAGTAATTAGTGTCTCCCATCCTCCAGTGACAGGGTGTTGTGAATTCTATTCTTCACCAAAGAAAATCCCTAGGGGCATAAACCTTCTTGTTGGATCCATGATTTTAGATCTGTTTATGCAATCCTGGGAACGAGAAGGTCCCAATTGCTTTGAACACAATTACACAGTAGGACTTGCTGCTAGAACTGGGCAAGCAAAGGGTTTGGCTCTTATTCATAAAAACAATTGGGTATTGGCTTACATATAATGCATTTCAATTCTTCTACTTTACAAAGACCAGACATGAGAGAACCCAGCACCAAAACAGTTCATACAATCCAGTTCCAGTGTTGCTGAGCCATCATATAAAATTCCTCACCATCAATGTTGTCAGGCCTTCCCTAAGATGACCTGTCTACATTGCATTTAAAACCAATTTCAACTACTCCCtacaatatttatatattatttgaaTATTATGAATATGTAGTCTTTATCAGGCCTTCACTTTACATCACAACAATCCTCTTGGTGCAgacagcatttaattttcttcagtaagGGAAGTTACTTCTGCTGTTATTTCTGCAGGCATATCTTACAATAACCAGTTTTAATCTAGTCAAagaactttcagaaaataatagaaatgtGTGCAAATAGGCTTACTACTTTAGCAGAAATATATATCTTATAACATGAAATTTAGATACATGGGGAATTCTTTGGACTGACCTCTGCTCACGAGATTTGGGAGTCTAATTCTTCAAATAAATCAAGATGCCAtccaaaaatgcaaacaaaatatCTCCTGCAAGGCATCCAATTTCTTGTACATTTGCAAAGCATTCACTGATGACTACTACAGTTCGCTACAAGTCATctctaaaaatgtattttatatatgtttgGATCCATTTACACTACAGGCTATATACCCAGTAACATGGTAACAGCTCATTTCTGTTCAGTAATGCAAAGTTTTACTGGCTACTAAGCTAAGAAcagtttttcccctctccatttAGGAATAATGTTCTCTGTTGGAAAGAGGCTTCACTTTGTCCCACGTGGGCTTTAAACGTTTCAGTGCTAGCACACATGGCTGACAGTTGCTGCTCACTTGACCACCACCACTGAACCTACATGTTACTAAATCCTTCCACTGAGTTGTAAAACAGAACCACAGAACAGCAGAGGATGGAgaggacctctggagatcatccagtcccTGTCCTCAAGCACAgtcagctacagcaggttgccTAGGACAGCATCCAGTCAAGTTTttagtatctccaaggatggagactccagaACTTCTCTGAGTGACCTCCTCCAATGTTTAACTGTCCTCACAGAAAAGAAGTGGGTTTTTATGTTCAGACAGTATTTGCTGGGTTTCAGTtggtgcccattgcctcttgttctgttaTGAGCAGCACTGAGAAGGATCCGGTTCTGTCTTTACATCATCCCATCAGATATTTATAACACTGGCAAGACAGACCCCCAccctgagctttctcttcctATAACATCCTATATAATAAAGTCTCACCTTTTTGCAATAAGAGCTCCATGATTTCTGTATGTCCAATCTGCGCAGCCAGCGCTAGAGGTGTGAGCCCATATCCGCTGCGAGGGTCGGGATCTGCTCCAGAACGAAGGAGCAGCTTTACCAGATCCTTCCTGCCTAGTCTGGCTGCCTCGTGTAAAGCAGTCCTCTTGTGGACACACTGCAAATTCACTTTTGCACCAGAATTTATCAACAAGGAGGCAATTTCATACGAATCTTGTTTAATTGCTGTAAGACAATAGTGAAGTATTAGCCAGAATTTTTGTTATTCAACACTACTCTATGCACTATGGCTTACGTTATGTGGCAGCCCAGGAAAGCCTGAGCTGTTCCTGGCAGTGTTATTTATACAGGGAGAAACGTCACACTACAGTGAAAGGTTTAACTTATCAACAagtctgttctttgtttccagGATAGCATTAACTATACAAATGAAAAACGGTATGGttatctctttttctctgtaatcCTCTGTTGGGTTTGGTAAACGCAACAGAACGCGGCTTTCCTTGCCACTAGATGGAGATCACATACAGGGacttgctgcaggcaggagcccaCTCTAATGCTCGTAAACGCTTACCATAATATGAAACAACGTTTAAAATGACTGTGTCATACGCCTTCTTAGCTTAATAAGCCTGATCTGTTAAGTCAATAAGGATCTTAAAAGAGTAATTTGCATTGGCTTCAGTGGATGGAGTGAGCAAGCAAcacctttccctcctctctttGATCTTCTAGGCTGCGTGGGTTAGAACATCTGCTTGGAAGACCATCGACAGCACTGTAACCTCTGATGTCCCATTATCTGCAACCTACATGGCTGCTTTAGATAAATCCCATATATCCCCTTCTTGGGGGATGGTGCATTTTAATATAGTGCGCTTCAAAAATATTCAGGAACTCTGCATCTTTTCTAAGCAGGTAGCCCCCACTAGAAGGTTTAGTCATTTCAAAAGGATGGCCTGGGGGGTCCTACAGATGGTTGGTaggctttttcctcttcctttaaccacagttttgaaaaaaacacccttcCAATATGGAAAAACATGAAGGTTTGTCCAAGAAACTTACAGTACTCCTTTAGAACTCAGACAATGAGAACATGCGTTCCTTTTTTTTTCGCTAGGACCCAGTAAGAATAGCAGCATCATAGCCCAGATTGAAGGAAGTGAATTAAATAAACatagaaattttttaaaaacgaTCCTGGCGAAATATAGTTCTTAACAAACCAAGAATTACAGTTCTCGTGCAGGATCAAATTAAAATGGCATTCATGCTACGTGTGATACTAGGTATGTGACCTTGttgttcaattaaaaaaattcacagaGAAGTGAACCAAGAATTTGGGCCTGGCTAGTTTCTTCACGTGTCGTACTTGGATTAATTCCAACAATGCCTGAATAGGGACAAACACTGTTTTGCGTTCTAAGTACTGCAGATAAATCTGGCTGGTTTGCTAcaatttttgaaaatcaaaactaATTACCACAGgttttggagaaagagaagctAGTAGAATGAGACAGATACCATGTAAGCAGAGAATATGAATGTTTTATGCCTGCAGGAATGAAGAACAGTAATAGCCTGAAGAAGCAGGAGCTGGTTATCTGGCACTGCTGTATAAATGAGGctaaggaaagcagaggaagacaCTCTGCACTTCATGGAGAAAGCTAGCTGATTCTTTGAGGAAAAAGATGCATGTTCAACCTGAACCTCAAACTCTTTGTAACTGAGAGATGGCAAACAGTAGGCACCTGGAGCTCCCTGCATCGGATCTGACTTTGGGGAAGGATTTTTAGCTTCTCGTAGTTCTATGTTTCCCATACTTCAGTAGATCGATAAGCATCACACTTTAAGTAACAAATAATGCTAAGAACTCTGTGGTAACAGTCTCTAACTTGGAATTGTCAGGTCATTTAAAGCCCTGATACCATCTAAGAAAAACAGACCTGTTCAATACTgagattaacatttttttactccctatagcaaaatattttagatacTGAAGTATGTCAAATTGAAACCTAAAACGTGTAACTGTAATCTCACCCCATTCCCTCACCTCTCCACCCCTAAACCAGGTATTCACCTATAACTAAAGGAGAATCTCCCTCTTCATTCTTAACATTGGGGTTGCAGCCATTGAGCAGGAGAAAGCGGACGTTGTCTGCAAAGCAATTTCTTACTGCCACCACGAGAGGTGTTTCCCCCTTTAGAGTCTTCTGTTCCCATGTAATGGCACGGGAggctgaaacacagaaaagcagaacacatTTGAAGCTGGATGATTCATCAAACTGGACTTTGTAAAACTTTCTGGTGGAAAACCAGAAGGACTCTACCTTTCAAAGTTATTTCAAGGATGTTCTTATTTAGTTGTGCTGCAGCTTCATGCACAGGAAGCCAGCCTTGCTGATCTGCTTCTTCAAAAGCTGAACTGTGCCTCACCAACTTCATCAAGGCCTCTTCTTGGCCTGCAGTATTTTAAGACAGACGCATCATATCCTGTTACTCatcataaaacaaaatgcaCGCAACTAATATATTGAGTGCTATTTATCCCACCAGCATATCTAGAATAAACAGCTTGCTTTGTCAAAGCAGTTTTTTCTCAGAGGGTTGTTTAGGTAAATGAAACAATCAATGATTGCGTAGACTCACAAAGCAGTTTGAATTATACTTCAAAAAACCCTTACTTATAATAGAGCGACTAAAATACTTCAAGTACAATTCTCTGTTCCATAGTTCATGGAAGTTTAATGTATAAAGTATCCTAGCGaaactgtaggaaaaaatatttaggttgGCAAAAGTAAAATGAAGCTGATTCAACAGGGATGAGACCTATCTCATTATTCCACTTTTACTAAAAATCTTATTGGATCTTTAATCAACACAAGTGATGTTTTCAATTTTATATCTCattgagaaacagcaaaactttCTCAGCTGGAAAGCCTGTTTAAGTACAGACCTGGTTTCTGCTCTTGCTTCTTATCCCATCATTCCTGGGAGAAGGCAGTCTGCCCTTCTGTTAGTTACAACTACAGGGTGAGGAGACAGACTGCTCTTGATCTCTGCTGCTCAAGTTGTACATACATAAGAATTATATATTCATAAGGCCAGACAGCAAGATGACTAGAGTTTAGACACATTCTCTATCGTGTATGGAATATTTATAGCATTTGCTTTTCTAGAAAAGACTTGGTTTCTTGATTCCTACGCCACTAAATATCTCTATAACTATTATGATGTGTGTAAGGATTGAACTGAAGGTTCCCCAGTGCCAGACGACTGTCCAAACAACTGTACTCCTTATGCCCGCTGTTTAGTTATCCCTGTGACCCAGTATATAAATTGATTTTACCACAAAAAGTAGAAGTTTCAGAGAAGACCAAGAGCAGCTCATGTTGGAATACACTATAAAGTTTGGCAGTTAAGGAACAATTCTGGAACACTCTTCAGGTAGAGAAGGGATTTTAATCTGGGTATCTCACAAAGTGGCAAATGCTTTCATGAAGTATCAATTGACTAGAGGCCTTGCCATCCTGTTGCTTATTTTACAAGCAATGCCTGGCATTTCCCCCTAGTTCCAGGAGATGAAGAACTGGAATCTCTAAGAGGAGTGGTGTTTGAACCTATCCCATATTACCATGTTCCTATCTAATGAGTTAGCTTTCAGGTGTCTCATTTTTAGTTGCCTTACTCCTCCCAAGACTACATAAAGAAAAACTCACTTAAATCAGGTGATAAAACACCTAAAATGTAGGCATTGTCAACAATGCAGTTCCCAAGTGATTCCCAGGGGAACAGGCTTAGCGTGGGTATTTGTACTTACCCGTCCGAATTGCTGCAACTATCTTCCCATGTTCTTTACTTGCAATATACTGGAAACTGtacagaacaaaagcaaaatgagaagtaaaaattaatgtaaactTCAGGATATAATTATACTTCAATTTAAACACTCAAGTCTAGACTACATGTTAGATTTCTGTAAGCTACCTAGGCtttgtcagggtttttttaatgcactaaAACTCTTTTTTGTTGGTCTTCCCGTCCCACTACAAATATTGGACTTTTCACACAAAGGCCAACAATTAAATACTAAAATGAGGGAAAGCTACCATGCCAATCTATTTTTACATCACATACTTATCTTCTTCATAAAGCCTTGTACTCATTTAGATATTGATGTAAAATGTCACCTGAAAGTTTCATACATTCCATATTTTCAAGGAAATGGGTATACGTTTTCAGGGAGAACTCAGAACCAGTGAGCTACCAGTGGTTTCCAGTATTCATGAGACAAGACCAGAGCAAATACAATATACGGAgtcacaaaggaaaataaggttACCACCTGCTTATGATAATGCCAAGAAAACACCCAAAAGAGTAATAATAACTTACTACCTTTCATCCTCTTTTGCACTGCCACTTGCTTCAGCTTTATGCCTATCTTGTAAGCTTTCCTGAATAGCTTGTTGGGTAGGGATTTCATCATCAGAATCATCATCAAACATGTATGTAGAATTATACATAGCCAATCAGCACAACCTGGATCACTTTTTGTAGGGAAACACTGCTTTTTAGTTGGAAGCAGATGTTAAATCTTCAGGTGAAAGCTGGAATAATAGAAATAACAACCACTGTTTAAGTATcaagagaaatgaaacatagttcaaaataaatgaatcaGAACTTCTTTATCTCAagctcctgccttctcccaaGTATTTGAATTTGTACTGCAAAGAGTTATTCTATTTAGAACAGAGTAAAGGTTTTCCATCTCAATAGCACCTGCTAGCTTTTATCTCTGTTCCACAGACTGAACGCATGGAATAGCTACTTGCTCTGGCATTACTTActagaaagcaacaaaaataaattaaacttaGTTTTCAGATAAATAGTCATTCCCTCTTAAGTCTTTTAGACACTCAAATATCATCACAATCATTCTCTGATGTTTCCTTAGTAGGCGAACAGATGTTCAATACGACTCAGAAcgttttttcagtttgtttacAGAGGACCTGTAAGTGAAGGGCAAGTGAAGGACataaaattttttaataatagctTTTGTTCAAATTGTTTCAACAAAGATGTCATTAGGGCCATATCTCATAGTCAGGAAAGTATTGTAATTTGTCCTGTTATGTGCATCAGCCTTTCAACTGTAACAATATCAAACTCCATACTTGAAAAAAAGACCAACTGTACCACCTTATGTACATAATCTACAGCCATAAACTTACGATTCTGCATTCTTCATCAATACATGCCTGCTTTTTTCTAATGCTTGTAAGGGATATATACAAAATACTGCAACAATATATATCCCACTGcaggcagaaataaaacacactgGTGTAACCACAACGGagtttacaaaaattaaaaaaaaaagcaagagttcaattaaaaatatttttaacccTTTAAGATTGTAATACAAACAATGGAGCATATAATTAAATCCCATTGATACTATCTGTTAAGTCTACAAGTTAAAATTTAagaagaaatcattaaaaattattgatGATCAAATCAGTCATTAAATAGTATAATCTGTGTAGATGTACAGTTATATGCATAAGCAGTCACACTGTTCCTCTGTATATTCAGCTACATGCTATTAGAGATTAAAATCACAGACGTTCTTTTAGGCTCAGACCTCTCATCTATTTCAGCTTATCCAAACTTCCACTTCTGTCATTCAAAACAGCTGgcctaaaaaacccaaccaaaaataCAGGGCAAAGTAAAATACAATGAGTAAgtaaaccaaagcaaataaataaattggcAAAAtgaacaagcaaagcaaaatgaaggaaGTTGTCAACATGCCCGTTACATGTTTGGAATAATTCTAGAAACATCTTAAAGTTGAAGCAGCAGTAATTCACAGCAAACCTGCACCATCTACCTTGTTACCTGACCCATCTAATGTGTGATTGCAAGGCCTTGCTCTGTAATTGCACATGTAGCAAAAAAGAGAACTGTATTAACAAAATATACAGACAAGTAACTGTTAGTATTCAGTTATACCTATAGTACAGTGAgtatataaacattttaaatctaggctatttgtttttgtaaaaagaCTAGTAATTTTCCTGTGAATTGAGAAAACACACTCGTTTTTTCTCACCTTCAGAAAGAGGGAAGACCTCACACTTTGAAGAACTGATTATTAATCTGAAAGTGATATTTTCAGGATTGAAAACGATCTCTGTAGAGCCTATGTCCATTAATAGCTCACTATAAATACCTGATCATAAGATACTCTGGGACTTCCTCCATGTTTCTTTCACATAGTTTAGTTATGTTTTAATAACCTGACCTGACAAATGGTGTCAGCagaagaaggaattaaaattctttacaaaggaaaaagaaaattctttgtAGAAATACCCTTGTGAAAAGTTTTTGGAATAAGAATTTGAGAAGTGTAAGTAGTAACTATTACATTATGGGAAGAAAGTTCTTCATTGCTTTCCTAAGAGAGTAAACTGAGGATAATGTTATGGGCTTACTTAAAAGAGTAAGACAgcataaaaagtaaaatcaataAAAGTAAACATAAACACgcaaagaaaaccaagcaagAATCCTATTAAAAGTAGCTGTTTCTGATTGCTTTATCACAATTCACATAttaatataaatagaaaaaccaaacaaaagataAACATACAGAGTC
Coding sequences:
- the ASB14 gene encoding ankyrin repeat and SOCS box protein 14, whose product is MYNSTYMFDDDSDDEIPTQQAIQESLQDRHKAEASGSAKEDESFQYIASKEHGKIVAAIRTGQEEALMKLVRHSSAFEEADQQGWLPVHEAAAQLNKNILEITLKASRAITWEQKTLKGETPLVVAVRNCFADNVRFLLLNGCNPNVKNEEGDSPLVIAIKQDSYEIASLLINSGAKVNLQCVHKRTALHEAARLGRKDLVKLLLRSGADPDPRSGYGLTPLALAAQIGHTEIMELLLQKGADVLSQAMDCASVLFEAAGGGNPDSLSLLLEYGADANVPKHSGHLPIHRAAYRGHFLALKNLVPVTNFDAIKESGISPVHSAAAGAHPQCLEFLLQSGFDANFMLDQRVRKGYDDHRKSALYFAVSNGDICSTQLLLNAGALPNQDPINCLQIALRMGNYELMNLLLRHGANVNYFCRVNTTHFPSALQYALKDEVMLRMLMNYGYDVHRCFDCPRGNSSHSQYVTAGWTSTVIKDTMFCEVITLSWLKHLSGKVVRVMLDYVDHVNICWKLEAVLKEQELWPDINLILTNPRSLKHLCRLKIRDCMGRLRLRCPVFMSFLPLPNCLKDYILYKEYDLYGQENFIGTYNLNCT